The Planctomycetaceae bacterium genome has a segment encoding these proteins:
- a CDS encoding cytochrome c biogenesis protein CcdA: MIPNRRPTTLLLAAALTLATCVRPGVVFAQVGKAPVKVTAALQSQQPVAPGAEAIVEVVAEITSDLDSKGKHWHIYPRREQHQGIEIPTSITVESEAPAITIGETVWPAPGFIQNAFNELQPAYEGRVVFSIPVTVAADAAPGKYALNIAFRYQTCASLCLPPTTEKLTVALTVAGDSPGAPPESPPVGNAADSPATSGDDSLGTDTAPAPSAPGEPTSDDSGHAAAGSTANGTESAAGDFQTNVFGTNFGFSANSAFAIPLLLLFAFVGGFLLNLTPCVLPIIPIKIMGLTQSAAGDARRSRVLGVSMGLGILAFWLAIGAAISFVSGFDSISSLFQRPVFGISVGLFIAFMGIGMLVDMTIQLPQAVHRINPKHDTLHGAFLFGVMTAVLSTPCTAPFMGSAAAWATKANSPGLVLAVFASIAIGMGWPYVLLSWYPKLVSKVPRTGPASVLVKQVMGLLMLAVAAFFGGTGVLGLVKQHPHLGPVLHWWIATGFVAVMSVWLTLQTFRITKSTVKRIGYSLLSLALFAGMAIWSNGETADSWEAMVRHDTETEQMKAYVTQLEEAVRNGAGRHVLQLRPPPWQDYDPQRYASARASGQVAIVHFTADW; this comes from the coding sequence ATGATTCCCAATCGAAGACCGACAACGTTGCTGCTGGCCGCCGCACTGACGCTGGCGACCTGCGTCCGCCCGGGCGTCGTATTCGCGCAGGTCGGGAAAGCTCCCGTGAAGGTGACCGCGGCGCTGCAAAGTCAGCAGCCCGTTGCACCCGGCGCCGAAGCGATTGTTGAAGTAGTCGCCGAGATCACCAGCGATCTTGATTCGAAGGGAAAGCACTGGCACATCTATCCTCGCCGCGAGCAGCACCAGGGAATCGAGATTCCGACCAGCATCACGGTGGAGTCCGAAGCCCCGGCGATCACGATCGGTGAAACTGTCTGGCCCGCACCGGGATTCATTCAGAACGCGTTCAACGAACTGCAGCCGGCCTACGAAGGCCGCGTCGTGTTTTCCATTCCGGTGACCGTTGCCGCCGACGCTGCGCCGGGAAAGTACGCTCTGAACATCGCGTTTCGATATCAGACGTGTGCCAGCCTGTGTCTGCCGCCGACGACAGAGAAGCTGACCGTCGCGCTGACGGTGGCCGGCGATTCTCCGGGCGCGCCGCCTGAGTCTCCGCCCGTCGGAAACGCTGCGGATTCGCCGGCAACTTCCGGCGACGATTCACTGGGCACGGATACTGCGCCTGCGCCGTCGGCACCTGGGGAACCAACGTCCGATGACTCCGGCCATGCCGCTGCCGGTTCGACAGCCAATGGCACGGAAAGCGCTGCCGGCGACTTTCAGACAAACGTGTTCGGCACGAACTTCGGATTTTCGGCGAACAGCGCCTTCGCGATTCCGCTGTTGCTGCTGTTTGCGTTTGTCGGAGGATTTCTGCTGAACCTCACTCCCTGCGTGCTGCCCATCATTCCCATCAAGATCATGGGACTGACGCAATCGGCGGCCGGGGACGCTCGCCGGTCCAGAGTTCTGGGAGTGTCGATGGGGCTGGGGATTCTGGCGTTCTGGCTGGCGATCGGCGCAGCGATTTCGTTCGTCAGCGGATTCGACAGCATCAGTTCGCTGTTTCAGCGACCGGTGTTTGGAATCAGCGTCGGCCTGTTCATCGCGTTCATGGGGATCGGAATGCTGGTCGACATGACCATCCAGCTTCCTCAGGCCGTGCATCGCATCAACCCCAAACACGACACGCTGCACGGCGCGTTTCTGTTCGGAGTCATGACAGCGGTGCTGTCGACTCCGTGTACCGCTCCGTTCATGGGCAGTGCCGCGGCCTGGGCGACGAAGGCCAATAGCCCCGGTCTGGTGCTGGCGGTGTTCGCGTCGATCGCCATCGGCATGGGCTGGCCGTATGTCCTGCTGTCGTGGTATCCGAAACTGGTCAGCAAAGTTCCTCGAACCGGTCCGGCCAGCGTGCTGGTCAAGCAGGTGATGGGTCTGCTGATGCTGGCCGTGGCGGCTTTCTTTGGAGGCACCGGAGTACTCGGCCTGGTCAAACAGCATCCACACCTTGGACCGGTGCTGCACTGGTGGATCGCCACCGGGTTCGTCGCGGTGATGTCGGTATGGCTGACACTGCAGACGTTTCGCATCACGAAGTCGACGGTCAAGCGAATCGGGTATTCGCTGCTTTCGCTGGCCTTGTTCGCCGGCATGGCGATCTGGTCGAACGGGGAAACCGCCGATTCGTGGGAAGCCATGGTTCGCCATGATACCGAAACCGAACAAATGAAGGCCTATGTGACTCAACTGGAGGAAGCGGTACGCAACGGCGCCGGCCGTCACGTGCTGCAGCTTCGTCCTCCGCCGTGGCAGGACTACGACCCGCAGCGATACGCTTCCGCCAGAGCCAGTGGTCAGGTCGCGATCGTCCACTTCACCGCCGACTGGTGA